CGAGGTATCCATGACCTGACCGCCAAAGCGTTCCGCAACAATACCTGTGCGAATGCCTTTACGGGCTGCATAAATGGCTGCACTTGCACCAGCAGGCCCGCCACCAATAATCAATACATCATAGGGATCTTTATTGCTAAACTGTGAACTATTCATGCCACTACCCAGCTTATTAAGAATTTCTTCAAGGGACATACGGCCACTTCCTAGAAATTCTCCATTTAGGTAAACAGAGGGTACAGCTAAGATATCTTTATTTTCTACTTCATCTTTGAAAGTCGCTCCATCAATCATGGTATGAGTAATCTCAGGATTAAGAATACTCATCAAGTTTAATGCCTGCACAACATCCGGACAGTTTTGACAGCTTAAGCTAATATATGTTTCAAAGTGATGTTCACCTTGAATATTTTTGATTTGGTCAATAACCCTCTGTTCAACCTTTGGAGCTCTACCGCTTACTTGTAATAAAGCTAACACCAATGAAGTAAACTCATGTCCTAAAGGAACGCCGGCAAAGATGACCCCAGTATCTTCCCCAACGCGATTTACACTAAAACTCGGCGTTCTTGGCAAGGAGGTCTTTTCTACCTCGATTTTTGAAGACATGGAGGTCAACTCCTCCACCAAATCGAGCATGTCGTTAGATACTTTGTCAGATCCGACACTCACTTTAAGTAGTACATCACCTTCCATGAGCTGAAGGTATTCATTTAATTGTGCTTTTACATCTGCATCTAACATCATTCTACCAGCTCCTTAAATTTTTCCTACAAGATCAAGGTTTGGTTCAAGGGTTTCGCTACCTTCTTCCCATTTAGCAGGGCAAACTTCTTCTGGGTTATTTCTTACATATTGAGCGGCTTTAACTTTTCTTACAATGGCACTTGCATCTCGTCCAATGTTACCTGCATTAATTTCCATTCCTTGCACCACACCATCTGGATCAATAATAAAAGTAGCACGATCAGCAAGACCCTCTTCTTCAATAAGGACATCAAAGTTTCGAGAAAGAGTATGTGATGGATCTCCAACCATAACGTACTCAATCTTCCCTATAGTTTCTGAATTATCGTGCCATGCTTTATGCGTAAAATGAGTATCTGTTGAAACAGTATATACTTCAACTCCAAGCTCTTTTAAATTTTCATATTCATCTTGTAAATTTTCTAATTCTGTAGGACATACAAATGTAAAGTCAGCTGGATAAAATACAACTACACTCCATTGCCCTTTAAAACTTTCTTCTGTGACCTCCAAAAATTCACCGTTTTGATAAGCTTGAGCTTTGAATGGTAATACTTCCTTTCCGATTAATGACATAATAAAATCCCTCCTAATTGTTATTTGAGATATTCAAAAAGTTATTTAAATCTTTAATTGAAATTGATAACTATTATTGATTAATAATAATTATTACATAAATTTAATTGTTTGTCAAGAAAATCATGGTCATTTTAAATTTTTTCTAGGCAACGGGTTAAAATATAGACCTTACCATAAGTATATGAAATTTATAGACTAAGTATAATGTTC
This genomic interval from Sporohalobacter salinus contains the following:
- the ahpC gene encoding alkyl hydroperoxide reductase subunit C encodes the protein MSLIGKEVLPFKAQAYQNGEFLEVTEESFKGQWSVVVFYPADFTFVCPTELENLQDEYENLKELGVEVYTVSTDTHFTHKAWHDNSETIGKIEYVMVGDPSHTLSRNFDVLIEEEGLADRATFIIDPDGVVQGMEINAGNIGRDASAIVRKVKAAQYVRNNPEEVCPAKWEEGSETLEPNLDLVGKI